Within Pelotomaculum schinkii, the genomic segment ACGAATAGGTGCACATGGTCCGGCATTACTTCAAGCGCCACAATGATGAGTTCGTGTTCCCGGCATATCTCTTGAAGAAGTTTCCGGAACCTCTGTTCAACCTCTTTGACTAACACCTTTCGCCTATACCGTGGACAGAAAACAAAATGATAGTTGATTAGAGATACTGTGGTTTGTGTTCTTCTATACTCTTGTCCCATAATTATATTGTATCACTTAATTAATACTACTGCAACAGAACGAGGGGGGGCAAATCGGGAGCCGCCTTCATACCACGATTAAAACCGTGGGCTTTCGGCTACGTTTCTGTAAACTGAATAATTATTACGAATTTTAAAGGACTTATGAAGTTAACTTTGCATAACCATATTTAATACCTAATTTGAAATAATTGGTTCTATATATTCTAACTTAAGTTTATTTTTTTGTTCATCTATCATGTTATTTAATTTTTCCTCAAATTTAGCAGCGCCTGCCGGCGTTGACATCTCTTTTCCTGAAAACCCCCATTCCTGAACTAATTTACTTCTGACGCGGGCGGTAGCTAAAGCAGCTTGATATCCTTTTATGGTATCTTCACTCTTCCAATACTCTTCTTCTGTCAGTCCTTGTCCTTCTAGGGTTTCTTCCCAGCTTTTTGCTGATTCTTCATCTATTTCTATTCCTTCATTTATTGCTTCTTCTTTATCATTTCTTATTCTTGTCATATACTCTAACGTTTCGGCACGATCAGGATATAAATTCCGCTTTTTAGCTTCAATCAAAATAACTTTTTCATTAAGCACTTTTTCCATTACTTCCTGGGAAGATGGCTCCCTGTCATACAACGCTGTCAAAAATACCTTTGTTCCATCGAATTCTTGCTTTGTTATTGCCTCTCCATCAAGCTTAGCAATGACTTTGTTCTTGTCAACATCGTTATAAACCTTCTGATAGGACAAACCAAAATTTTTCCATTTACTGGTGCTATTATTGGTACCACTGGTCGCTACTGCTATTATCACTAAACTAATTATTAAAATAATCCCAACGACAAAATACTTATTTTTCTTTAACATAAGAATGCCTTCTTCTTTAATATTAAAATAATAAAGAAACGTGTTTTTTTATGATCTTATATTATTTTTACTTTTGACAGCGTTGAGCGGATGTCCGACCCCGCGAGCAAGCTGGTAGTTAATATATTGATTGAGGCTGACGTTTTCTTCTTTGGCTTTTTCGACAAGTGGCCGGTGGAGGGACTTGGGCATACGAACCCTTAATTGGCCCGAAAAGTCATCAGCTGTTGGTTCGGGTATAGCTCGCCCCATTTCCAAGCTGGTCTCAATCCAGCACTTTTTAGCATCATTTATGTTTATAATGGCTTTTTCAGGGGTATCTCCATCAGACATACATCCGGCAAGGAGAGGGATTTCAGCAAACCACCCGCCTCCTTCTTCATTAGTAAGTTTTCTCATTTTAATTTCATAGTTCAGGTTGAGATAGTAATTTAAGTTTTTCATTCATGCTCACTTCTTTCTCTTAGTCTTTCAATTGCCGCTATAGCTTGCTTAACATATATAGCCTTGATGGGCCTGGCTTTAGGGATTGAAAGTAAATCTGGAAGTTCCGGGTGGTGGTAAATGTAATGACTGGAGCCTTTGCCGGGTTGTCTACATTTTAATTAAATTATCATGCGCTACATATCGAAATTCATCTGGGTCTCTGGTATAAAGAGGTAAGCCATAGACCATGGCACTGTCAATTTTATACCCATCCTTGTCATGCTCTTGTTCTGTCAGTTCGACCTTAACGATTTTCCGGGCTTCCCTTTTTGTCTCTGCTTTTACTATGGCGAGAAATCTTCTTCTCTTCCCTCCGAGAATTATCGACGCCGTCAACCAGGTCAAGGGAGTGCCCAACCTGCTCCAGGCCTCTACCTTGTCGGCGGCCCTGGCCAAAAATCTGGCTTTGGCCGCCCCCGGTGACCTGCGCCGCTCTTTCTTCGGCAACAGCGGCGCCGAGGCGGTCGAAGGTGCCCTGAAACAGCTTGACACCCTGCTGCAGGCCCTGGATAAGGTCCTGGCTGCCAACAAGGGGTTTTTCAGCATGGCCGCCTCCGGCGCGAAGACCATGCTGAAGTCATTGATTAAAAAATAAAGGATGCATGCTATTTCTCCTTCAAAAAAGACCAGGTTGAGTGAATCTTATCAGCCTGGTCAACCAGTATAACCCTGTTTCTTCTAAAAACAAAAGCAATCCTAAGGAATCCTGCGCATACTGCTACCCAGTTGGAGCATTTCATCTTCGCCGATATTGCCGTCCATAGAAACAAAAACATCCCCGTCGATCCAGGTCAGTGAAACAAACTGCTCTTTGTAAATAATTAGCGTTGCTTCCTGTCCATTAATCCTGATTTTCTTTAAAACCGCATCCTCATTGTCAAAAGAAAGGCCCTGGCTGAAACCCTGGGTGATGTTGGTCTGTTGAACGGTAACCTTACGGTTATCGCTTGCGGCTAATTTTATTGCAACGTCAGTAGAGTCACCAAGTTTGTCCGCTGTAAAGGAACTTATTTGATATTCGTCCAGATAGTCAATGGGCAAAAGAATCTTAAAAGGTACGGATTGAATCTTTTCCATAATTTCCGGGCTTAAGCTATTTATGCTGTCATCGGCGGAACTTTGATTCGCATAATCGATACCCACAGTCTGAACTTTTCCAACGATAAATGATTTGAAGAACGCCAAAGACTTTGAACTTATCGCTTTAGCCTGCACAGGAAACAATAAACTTAATAAGATCCCGACACCGAATAGAATGGGAATCATTATAGCAACGCTTTTTTGCAAATAAAAATAATTTTTTTGCGGAAAATATTTTCTTTTAAACTTAACCCATTCTTCATCCAGATTGATTTCTTTTGAAAGTCCCTCGTTAATGTTCGCCGCTGCCGCCCGCGCTATAAGATTATCTATTTTGTTTTTGGGGTTCATCGATATCTACACCTCTTTCCTCCAACCCTTCAATAAATCCCCTCTTAATTAATTCTTTCTTAACCTTGTTCCTGCTCCGGTGCAAAACGGACTTGATTGTTCCTTCTGAAATATTCAATATGGATGATATTTCCTTTATTTTAATTCTTTTGTAATAATATAAAACAATTATAGCATAAGAAGGTTCATCTAAGCTCCTTATGATTTGTCGTACCTCTCTGATAATTTCCTCATTCTCGACTATAGTCAGCGGCTCATTTTGCATATCCTCAAAGTCAATGACATTATAAGTCACTCTTTTAGCCATGCTCTTGAGCATTTTTAATACATTGTTTCTTGCTATAGCCTTTAACCAGGACTCCAGCTTACCCGAATCTTTTAGCTGGTCAAAATTTTTGATAGCCTGAAAAATAGCTTCCTGGGCAGCCTCCTCGGCCATTGCATGATCATCGCAATATTTGTAGGCTGTATAGTATGCGGTTTTATAATAATTTTTATAAATAAACTCCGCTATATCATGACGAGTCTCATTTTTACCGAATAATTTAAAACGCAAGCAACTCGCCTCCCGTATTAGCTGGTAATAAGTAATAAGTTATAAATTACGACAAGCATTTGAAGAAACCTTTATGTTTATAAAAATATATTACACACGGTTTCAGGTCCATATTGATGCATATTGGTGAATAATGTCGAACCTCGTCTATCGATTTTCAAAAAATATTGCTATTGATGTGCAACCTTTTTTAATATAAAAACTCTACTATATAGAAACAAATCTAAGGAGGACTTTTTATGAGAAGACGCTGTCAACTTATGGTCACAGTTTCAATGTTGCTGTTTTTGCTGACGTCCGGCCTTGCCGAGGCAAAAAACGGAGGGGCTACTCCACAAGCATTTAATTATTTATCAAAAGCCCAAAGCTTAATGTTTGTTAATGCCAATAACACCATCAGCGTTAAAGGAGAAACCGGTGCATACACCGACGTTGAAAAAATTGCGGTTACTGTATATCTGGAAAAGTACAACGGCAGCGGTTGGACGGTGGTAAAGAGCTGGGATAATTGCAATTACGACGATTCAAAAGGCAATATGAATAGGCACTAGTGAGCAGCAAGGTCCTTCAGGAGCTTGAGGAATTTCGAAAAAAAGGGAAAACCCTAGCGAAGTGAATCTGGTTGGCTACCATATTCGCTAGGGTTTAACAAATAACTTCCCGTATAAAGCGAGAGCTGTTTGTATCATAGCATAGTCTTCGTCTCATGGGAAGGAAAGAAAGGAGAGAAATTTAGTAAGAACTAGCCAGCCAATAATTCTAATTATAAATGGAGGTTAAATTGGATGAAATTTAGTAAGCTAAGTATTATAATGGTTATGATTGTTATTGTTGGGTTGCTCGTACCCGGAATGGCGTTTGCCAACTCTGCAGAAGTTTCTGAGAAAGACTCCGCGAAAAAGAATGCAGCTAAACATATAAGTGAATTCTTGTCTGACCGCGATAAGAGCATTTCAGCACTGAATAAAGCGGCTAAAGCTCCAGTAATAGATACTGAAGAGTATACTTTGAGTAACGGTGACAAAGTTAGAAAAGAATTCCGGAAATTAAAAGTTAATGATAATTTAACAATAGAAAGCACACGAACATATACAATAAGTGCCACTATGCATACTATCGAAGATTCTTACGGTTTGTTCTGGGGTGGCGTACCCGGTGCTGGCGGCTACATGGTAGCTGTCTATAAATATACACATCCAACGATTAACAATCCAAACTCAATGACAACCCAAATTTATGGTGCCTCTGGTCATGTCGAAAATCTTGATACAATGAACTATAGATTTGTAAACGAAGAAGGAACGTGGGATACGGGTGAATCATACAATCCTAGCGCTCAAGTAGTTTTTGAAATGGAAATGAGAATTCCCGGAACCATATATTGGCAAGATGTTACTTATACAAATTCTTGTAAATTTAACAGTTATGGCGAAGCTTCTTTTAGTTGGTCTTAATTGGTAAGAATAGTAGGGGGAAAATGGCAAATGCTAAATTTAGATGACATAAAATTAAAAATTCAGGAATGGCTATCGGTCAATTCTAATTTAATTCAACTAAAAAAACTATTAAACAAAGTTGCCTTTATATTAATCATTGCAGCATATCTTCTGCCTCTGCCCGTTTGGCTTTCCGATCTTTTATTTTGGCTAGCTATATCTATTGCCATTTTTCTCACCTATTTAGAATATAAGTTCAAATAGGTCACTAATAAGTTCTTTGGTTCTAAAAGGGCTGTTGCACATGAACGGAGTGTTCGAAGTGCAGTAGCCCTTGTTTTATCAGAAGGGCAAATAGGGATGTTTCTTGTATCGGTATCCGGTACCACCTTTCCCGGCTTATCGGGTCTTACCCGGCGTTGGTGGGTACATGGTGGAACGGGTGAAACCCCCAAGGCCCGGCTGGCCGCCAGTAAACGAGAACCCCGCCGCATCTCCGTAACTCAACTGATAGACATCTTCCTCTGGGAAGAAAAACGAAAGGTGGATAAAATGGGTTGTATCAAAGTGGCAGGCAACATCTACGAGGTGGACCTGGAGTTGGTTGGGCAGACGGTACTCTTGCGCTACGACCCCTTCTACCTCTCTGCTATCCAGGTCTGGTATGACAACAAGCGCTATGCTGATGCTGTTCCCTTAAACCTGGTTCGTTCTTAACCGGCAGCAAAATAAGCATTACAACGTCAAACGCATCCACAGACTTATGAGAGCTGCAAATCTCCAGGCAGTTATCCGCCGCAAAAAGAAGACATACATACCTTCTACACCTCAGATAACAGCAGAAAATGTTCTTAACCTTAATTTCGAAGCAAAACAAATGAATGAAAAATGGCTTACTGATGTTACTGAATTCAAATATGGTAATGGGCAAAAGGCCTATCTTAGTGCAATATTGGATTTGGGAGATCGCTCAATTGTGTCTTATGTGCTTGGGCATTGCAATAACAATAATTTGGTTTTTAAAACCTTTGATTTAGCCATTAAATACAACCCGGAAGCAAGTCCCTTATTTCACAGTGACCACGGCTTCCAATATACAAATACCGCCTTTCGGGCAAAACTTGATCGGGCAGGGTGTACGCAAAGCATGTCCCGAGTTAGCCGATGTATTGATAACGGGCCTATGGAAGGATTTTGGGGCACACTGAAATCTGAAATGTATTACTTGAAAAAGTTTCATACATACGATGAACTTGAAAAAGCAATTGATGAATATATCCATTTTTACAACTATGAACGGTACCAGGCAAAACTAAACGGCCTGGCTCCGATTGAGTTTCGAAACCAAGCCGTTAATATTGCTTAGTGCTTTTAGTTTTTTATTGTCTACTTGACAGGGAGCAGTTCAATTTAGCGGGTTTTCAGACAAATTATGGTGTCGGAGGCGGGAGTTGAACCCGTACGGTTATCAACATCCCTCAAACGTGTCAATTCTCTTTGTTTGCGCTACCAGACCTGGAGGATGGCGCACTTGAGGTAGTGGGTTTCTGGAGAAGCCGGCAGTGTCGGGTGGTCTTTGGCCTGCCGGCGCAAATCTACCAGGCGCAGCTGGCGGCCGGCATCTTTTGCTGCTTCCAGGATGACTTCCATAAACTGCTCCTCTCTCATATGGAAGGAGCAGGAGCAGGTTACCAGGAAACCGCCTGGCGGCAACAGCTTCATGCCCCTCAGGTTGATCTCCTTATAGCCGCGCACAGCACCCCGCAGGGCCTGCTTGGACTTGGTAAAAGCTGGCGGGTCCAAAATTACCAGGTCAAACCGCTCTCCGGCCTTTTCCAGCGCCCGCAGTTCATCAAAAGCATTAGCTTCACGGAAACTGCAAACTTCTTCGAAACCGTTCCTGGAAGCATTCCGCCGGGCCACATCCAGGGCCGGGGCGGCAATATCGACGCCAAGCACTTCCCTGGCGCCGTAAGCGGCGGCATAAACGCTGAAGGTACCGGTATGGCAGAAGCAATCAAGCACTCTTGCCCCTTCAGCCAGGCCGCTTAACGCCATGCGGTTTTCCCGCTGGTCCAGAAAGTAGCCGGTCTTCTGGCCGCCTGCCAGGTCGACCAGAAAGCCTAACCCGTTCTCATGAATCTCCACCAGTGGCTCAAAAGGGCCTTTTAGGAAGCCGGTTCTAAGCGGCAGTCCCTCCACTTCCCGCACGGAAACGTCGTTGCGCTCGTATATGCCGGAAGGGGCCAGGAGTTCATCCAAAATTTCCACAATCAGGTCCTTGTACCTGTCGATACCCAGGGCCAGTGTTTGCAGCGCCAGGAAATCACCAAATTTATCGACAATAAGCGCCGGCAAAAAATCGGCCTCGGCAAAAATCAACCGGCAGGCGTCGGTATCACGCACCACCCGCCGCCGGTACTCCAGCGCCGCCTCTATCCGGGCCGCGAAAAACTCGCGGTTAATCTCTTCCGAACGGTCACGTGTCAACATGCGCACCAGGATCTTTGAGGCCGGATTGATATACCCGCGTCCAAGAAACTTGCCTTTAGCGTCAATTACCTCCACGATGTCTCCAGGTAGAAAGCCACCGGAGATTTCATCAACTTCAGTCGAGTAAATCCAGGGATGACCCCCTACCACCCGGTGCTGCCTGTTCCCGGCCAATTTCACCTCTGCCAAATACTGCACTCCTGTCTTGGAAAACTGTATTTTTCATCTAAACAAACCATGTTTTTCAATTGCAAACTACCCTAAAAATGTAGGCGCAATTCATTCGCACATTTCATATTACCGGCCCGCCAAACGGAATGCGCTCTCCTGAGCCCGGCTCATAACCTCTTCCTCGTCAATGGTCAGGACCAGCCTGTCTTCCATGACGACCTCCCCGTTAATGATCACGGTGTCCACGTCAGCCGACTGGGCGGCATAGACCAGGTGCGCAATCAGGTCGTGCTGCGGGTAGAGGTGAGGGCGCTGGAAGTCGACCAGGATCAAATCGGCCTTCATACCGGGCTTCAACATCCCCACGTCGCCAAGACCCAGCACACGGGCTCCGTTGGACGTAGCCATTTGCAGGGACTTAAAGGAAGGCATCGCCATCGGGTCGCCGGTGGCGATTTTATGCAGCAGGGACGCTATGCGCATTTCCTCCATCATATCGAGGTTGTTGTTGCTGGCAGCCCCGTCGGTACCCAGGCCTACTATTGCCCCCGCCTTGAGCAGCTCCGTTACCGGGGCAATACCGCTGGCCAGCTTCATGTTGCTGGCGGGGCAATGGGCCACACCGACCTTTTTGGCAGCCAGAACGGCAATATCTTCTTGTTTCAGATGAACACAGTGGGCTGCCAGCACCGGCAGGTCAAAGAGGCCGATTGAATCGAGCAACTGGACGGGTGTCATGCCGTACTTTTCCTCGATTTGCCGGATTTCGTCCTGTGTCTCGGCCACATGGATGTGGATACCGGCATCATACTTCTCTGCTAATGTCATGACCCTTTTTAAATAATCCGGCGGACAGGTGTAAGGAGCATGCGGCCCAAACATGGTGGTAATCCTGCCGTCGGCCCTGCCGCTCCAATCTTTCACCAGTTTTACGTTTTCTTCAATAGCCCGTTCGGCAGCGGGTCCGGCCCCCACCATGCCGCGCGCCAGGCAGGCCCTGATGCCGCTTTCCTCCACGGCCAGGGCCACTTCGTCCATTTCAAAATACATATCGGCAAAAGTAGTGGTCCCCGACTTGATCATTTCCAGGCAGCACAGCATTGCCCCCCAGTAACAATCCTCCGGCTGCAGCTTGGCTTCCAGCGGCCATATTTTCTCGTTAAGCCACTTCATCAACGGCAGGTCGTCGGCGTAGCTGCGCAGGAGGGTCATAGACGCGTGCGTGTGACAGTTGATAAAACCCGGCATCGCCACCATGCCGCTGCCGTCAATAACGTGCTCGGCTATAAAATTTTTGGGGACACATCCTTGAGGTCCCGCTGCTATGATGCTGTCACCCGCGATAGCTACCTCGCCGTTATGAAAAACAGCGTCGTGCTTCTCCATAGTCAACACGGTAGCGCCTTTTATTAAAATTCTAGCCATTTTGCTCCCCCCGGTTACTTATTCATGCCACTCTCTCATGTAAGCTTCCTGCTCGCTGGTAAGGCTGTCAATAACTACGCCCATCGATTTAAGCTTAAGAGCGGCCACCCGCCGGTCAATCTCCTCCGGTACGTGATACAGCCTCTTCTGGAATTGTTGTGCGTTTTCCACAATATACCTGGCTGAAAGCGCCTGCACGGCAAAGGACATATCCATGATTTCAGCAGGATGCCCGTCACCGGCCGCGAGGTTAACCAGCCTTCCTTCAGCCAGAAGGTAGATTCTGCGCCCGTCTTTCAGGGTGAACTGCTCGATATTATGGCGAGCCTGACGCTGTTCCACCGCCATGGCTGCCAAATCAGGTTTGTTGATTTCTACGTCAAAGTGCCCGGCATTAGCCAGGATGGCCCCATCTTTCATTTTTATGAATTGGCGCTGTGTAAGGACATCCCGGCAGCCTGTAACCGTGATAAAAATATCACCCTGGGTGGCGGCCCCATCCTTGTTCATGACCTGGTAGCCGTCCATGCAGGCCTCTATCGCCCGCACCGGGTCAACTTCGCACACAATGACACGGGCGCCCAGCCCTTTGGCACGCATGGCCACGCCCTTGCCGCACCAGCCATAGCCCATTACTACCGCAGTCTTGCCGGCTACCACCAGGTTGGTAGTCCGCATGATCCCGGACCAGACCGACTCTCCGGTACCGTAACGGTTGTCAAACAGGAACTTGCACTGGGCGTTGTTTACCGCGAGCATCGGGAAGAGCAGCTTGCCCTCGCGATCCAGCGCTTCGAGACGCCGGATGCCGGTGGTGGTTTCCTCGCAACCGCCGGCAACCCCCCCGGCCAGGTCCCTGCGGATCGTATGCAACAGGCTGACCAGGTCTCCCCCGTCGTCAATGACCACCTGTGGCCGCGTATCAAGAGCCTGCAGCAGGTGGTTATGATACTCCTGGCCGCTGGCGTTATGCCAGGCGTAAACCTTTATCCCTGCCGCGGCCAGGGCCGCCGCCACGTCGTCCTGGGTGGAAAGCGGGTTGGACCCGGTGACGGTCACTTCCGCCCCGCCGGCCCGGATAACCTCGGCCAGGTAGGCTGTTTTGGCCTCCAGGTGAATGGACATCGCAACCCGAGCGCCGTCGAAGGGACGGTCCCGCTCAAATTCCTCGCGTATATGGTTCAACACAGGCATGTGGGCTCGCACCCAGTCTATTTTTAATCGCCCGCCAGGAGCGAGCTTAATGTCTTTAATAGCATAATCGGACAAATCAGTCTGCCTCCTCTATTGGGATGTGAGACGTGGGACGTGGGACGTGGGTATATCCTGCATTCCTATGAGGTCATGCGCAAATGATTCGCAGCCACATTGGTAGGAAAAAAAACAGAACATATAATCAGAGCAATTTGCGAATGAATTCGCACCCACATTTTGGGGGTTCTTTGGCGTACGTTTACCCCTCTACTATTTTTCTGATGCTCTCCATGTAGGGCGGGCGAACAATCCCCCGTTCGGTGATGATGGCTGCAACCAGACGGGCCGGTGTAACATCAAAGGCAGGGTTCCAGACCTGCACCCCCGTGGGGGCTATTTGTTGTCCGGCCAGGTGGGTTACCTCGGCCATATCCCGTT encodes:
- a CDS encoding class I SAM-dependent rRNA methyltransferase encodes the protein MAEVKLAGNRQHRVVGGHPWIYSTEVDEISGGFLPGDIVEVIDAKGKFLGRGYINPASKILVRMLTRDRSEEINREFFAARIEAALEYRRRVVRDTDACRLIFAEADFLPALIVDKFGDFLALQTLALGIDRYKDLIVEILDELLAPSGIYERNDVSVREVEGLPLRTGFLKGPFEPLVEIHENGLGFLVDLAGGQKTGYFLDQRENRMALSGLAEGARVLDCFCHTGTFSVYAAAYGAREVLGVDIAAPALDVARRNASRNGFEEVCSFREANAFDELRALEKAGERFDLVILDPPAFTKSKQALRGAVRGYKEINLRGMKLLPPGGFLVTCSCSFHMREEQFMEVILEAAKDAGRQLRLVDLRRQAKDHPTLPASPETHYLKCAILQVW
- a CDS encoding type II toxin-antitoxin system HicB family antitoxin — translated: MKNLNYYLNLNYEIKMRKLTNEEGGGWFAEIPLLAGCMSDGDTPEKAIININDAKKCWIETSLEMGRAIPEPTADDFSGQLRVRMPKSLHRPLVEKAKEENVSLNQYINYQLARGVGHPLNAVKSKNNIRS
- a CDS encoding RNA polymerase sigma factor; amino-acid sequence: MRFKLFGKNETRHDIAEFIYKNYYKTAYYTAYKYCDDHAMAEEAAQEAIFQAIKNFDQLKDSGKLESWLKAIARNNVLKMLKSMAKRVTYNVIDFEDMQNEPLTIVENEEIIREVRQIIRSLDEPSYAIIVLYYYKRIKIKEISSILNISEGTIKSVLHRSRNKVKKELIKRGFIEGLEERGVDIDEPQKQNR
- a CDS encoding adenosylhomocysteinase; translation: MSDYAIKDIKLAPGGRLKIDWVRAHMPVLNHIREEFERDRPFDGARVAMSIHLEAKTAYLAEVIRAGGAEVTVTGSNPLSTQDDVAAALAAAGIKVYAWHNASGQEYHNHLLQALDTRPQVVIDDGGDLVSLLHTIRRDLAGGVAGGCEETTTGIRRLEALDREGKLLFPMLAVNNAQCKFLFDNRYGTGESVWSGIMRTTNLVVAGKTAVVMGYGWCGKGVAMRAKGLGARVIVCEVDPVRAIEACMDGYQVMNKDGAATQGDIFITVTGCRDVLTQRQFIKMKDGAILANAGHFDVEINKPDLAAMAVEQRQARHNIEQFTLKDGRRIYLLAEGRLVNLAAGDGHPAEIMDMSFAVQALSARYIVENAQQFQKRLYHVPEEIDRRVAALKLKSMGVVIDSLTSEQEAYMREWHE
- a CDS encoding IS3 family transposase produces the protein MRAANLQAVIRRKKKTYIPSTPQITAENVLNLNFEAKQMNEKWLTDVTEFKYGNGQKAYLSAILDLGDRSIVSYVLGHCNNNNLVFKTFDLAIKYNPEASPLFHSDHGFQYTNTAFRAKLDRAGCTQSMSRVSRCIDNGPMEGFWGTLKSEMYYLKKFHTYDELEKAIDEYIHFYNYERYQAKLNGLAPIEFRNQAVNIA
- a CDS encoding Mu transposase C-terminal domain-containing protein produces the protein MFLVSVSGTTFPGLSGLTRRWWVHGGTGETPKARLAASKREPRRISVTQLIDIFLWEEKRKVDKMGCIKVAGNIYEVDLELVGQTVLLRYDPFYLSAIQVWYDNKRYADAVPLNLVRS
- a CDS encoding amidohydrolase, yielding MARILIKGATVLTMEKHDAVFHNGEVAIAGDSIIAAGPQGCVPKNFIAEHVIDGSGMVAMPGFINCHTHASMTLLRSYADDLPLMKWLNEKIWPLEAKLQPEDCYWGAMLCCLEMIKSGTTTFADMYFEMDEVALAVEESGIRACLARGMVGAGPAAERAIEENVKLVKDWSGRADGRITTMFGPHAPYTCPPDYLKRVMTLAEKYDAGIHIHVAETQDEIRQIEEKYGMTPVQLLDSIGLFDLPVLAAHCVHLKQEDIAVLAAKKVGVAHCPASNMKLASGIAPVTELLKAGAIVGLGTDGAASNNNLDMMEEMRIASLLHKIATGDPMAMPSFKSLQMATSNGARVLGLGDVGMLKPGMKADLILVDFQRPHLYPQHDLIAHLVYAAQSADVDTVIINGEVVMEDRLVLTIDEEEVMSRAQESAFRLAGR
- a CDS encoding aminotransferase class III-fold pyridoxal phosphate-dependent enzyme — its product is MALSILYPSLSCSCSVSSTLTIFRASLFVSAFTMARNLLLFPPRIIDAVNQVKGVPNLLQASTLSAALAKNLALAAPGDLRRSFFGNSGAEAVEGALKQLDTLLQALDKVLAANKGFFSMAASGAKTMLKSLIKK
- a CDS encoding DUF4367 domain-containing protein translates to MNPKNKIDNLIARAAAANINEGLSKEINLDEEWVKFKRKYFPQKNYFYLQKSVAIMIPILFGVGILLSLLFPVQAKAISSKSLAFFKSFIVGKVQTVGIDYANQSSADDSINSLSPEIMEKIQSVPFKILLPIDYLDEYQISSFTADKLGDSTDVAIKLAASDNRKVTVQQTNITQGFSQGLSFDNEDAVLKKIRINGQEATLIIYKEQFVSLTWIDGDVFVSMDGNIGEDEMLQLGSSMRRIP